The following proteins are co-located in the Aurantiacibacter atlanticus genome:
- the feoB gene encoding ferrous iron transporter B, whose product MTLMRTAALVGNPNAGKSALFNALTGARQKIANYPGVTVERKSGRMALSSGEPIELIDLPGSYSLDAASPDEVVTRQVVLGEFPGEATPEMLVVVIDAANLQQHLVFAQEVIALGRPTVVALNMIDLAERDGLAIDPEALAASLGVPVVSTVAVRKRGLEALIEAMSGAHDQDLSARHEVSALTLPERRLSARNIAKGAILSESPEHRLHTHLDKILLHRWFGPPILFALLFVIFQAVFAWATPFADALDAGIGVLIGLAQSALPEGIIRDFLTEGVLTGVGSVVVFLPQIVILFAFILAMEQSGYMARAAFIMDRMMAAVGLSGRSFIPLLSSFACAIPGIMATRAIADPKDRLTTILIAPMMTCSARLPVYAVIIAAFIPSTTVGPGIGLQGLVLFALYVSGIIGAMLVALVLRRTVTKGGESGFIMELPRYQMPPLRDLAIGLWQRAWVFLRRAGTIIFAATIALWVLLSFPKAEAGESQLDASIAGHVADGLHTVMAPIGFNREISLALIPAMAAREVAVSALATTYAVDSDDEEEEANRLIPRLQAGWTLPTALAFLAWFVFAPQCLSTIAVARRETNGWKWPAFMLAYLFGLAYLFAGITYWSAVALGL is encoded by the coding sequence ATGACTCTGATGCGCACTGCTGCACTGGTCGGCAACCCCAATGCGGGCAAAAGCGCGCTGTTCAACGCGCTGACCGGCGCGCGACAGAAAATAGCCAATTATCCCGGCGTGACAGTAGAACGAAAAAGCGGCCGCATGGCATTGTCGAGTGGAGAGCCGATTGAGCTGATCGACTTGCCCGGCTCCTATTCGCTTGATGCTGCCAGCCCGGATGAAGTAGTGACCCGGCAGGTCGTGCTGGGCGAATTTCCCGGCGAAGCGACGCCGGAAATGCTTGTGGTGGTGATTGATGCCGCCAATCTTCAGCAGCATCTGGTTTTTGCGCAGGAAGTCATAGCATTGGGTCGCCCGACGGTGGTTGCGCTCAATATGATCGATCTTGCTGAACGTGACGGTCTGGCTATCGACCCGGAGGCGCTGGCTGCATCACTGGGCGTTCCGGTGGTCTCCACCGTGGCAGTGCGCAAGCGCGGACTGGAAGCGCTGATAGAAGCGATGTCGGGCGCGCATGACCAAGATCTGTCGGCGCGACATGAAGTCAGCGCACTAACACTGCCGGAGCGGCGGCTGTCAGCGCGCAATATCGCCAAGGGCGCGATCCTTTCTGAAAGTCCCGAACACCGTCTGCACACGCATCTCGACAAGATATTGCTGCACCGGTGGTTTGGCCCGCCGATTCTGTTTGCACTGCTCTTCGTCATCTTTCAGGCAGTATTCGCCTGGGCCACGCCTTTTGCAGATGCGCTGGACGCTGGCATTGGTGTGCTAATCGGGCTGGCACAATCCGCGCTGCCCGAGGGCATAATTCGTGATTTCCTGACAGAAGGCGTGCTGACAGGTGTCGGCAGCGTGGTGGTTTTCCTGCCGCAGATCGTCATCCTGTTCGCCTTTATCCTCGCGATGGAGCAATCTGGCTATATGGCTCGCGCGGCCTTCATCATGGATAGAATGATGGCGGCCGTGGGCCTGTCCGGTCGTAGTTTCATTCCGCTTCTGTCCAGTTTTGCCTGCGCCATTCCCGGTATCATGGCGACCCGCGCGATCGCTGATCCGAAAGATCGGCTGACGACGATCCTCATCGCTCCCATGATGACCTGTTCGGCGCGGTTGCCAGTCTATGCTGTGATCATTGCAGCATTTATACCGTCGACCACTGTAGGGCCGGGAATCGGGCTGCAGGGGCTGGTGCTGTTCGCGCTGTATGTTTCGGGCATTATCGGCGCGATGCTGGTCGCACTGGTGCTTCGGCGCACCGTTACCAAGGGCGGCGAAAGCGGGTTCATCATGGAATTGCCGCGCTATCAGATGCCGCCGCTGCGCGATCTTGCCATCGGCCTGTGGCAACGCGCATGGGTCTTTTTGCGCCGCGCTGGCACGATCATCTTTGCTGCCACGATCGCCCTGTGGGTGTTATTGAGCTTTCCCAAGGCTGAAGCGGGGGAAAGTCAGCTTGATGCAAGTATTGCCGGCCATGTTGCCGACGGTCTGCATACGGTAATGGCGCCCATCGGGTTTAACCGCGAAATCAGCCTTGCGCTGATCCCAGCAATGGCTGCGCGCGAAGTCGCCGTGTCCGCGCTCGCTACCACCTATGCCGTTGATTCCGATGATGAAGAGGAAGAGGCGAACCGCCTGATCCCGCGCCTGCAGGCAGGCTGGACCTTGCCAACGGCGCTCGCATTCCTCGCATGGTTCGTCTTTGCACCCCAATGCCTTTCCACCATCGCAGTTGCCCGCCGGGAGACGAATGGCTGGAAATGGCCCGCCTTCATGTTGGCCTATCTGTTTGGCCTGGCTTATCTGTTCGCAGGGATAACCTATTGGAGCGCGGTGGCTCTGGGCTTGTAG
- a CDS encoding FeoA family protein, translating to MIHHPSSDISTDTDTLDNLAPLVRAEILSVDWSVLAPDEGKRLRALGLDEGSRVAIAHRGVFFGKDPIALVIGRTVVAIRRGHAKAMRVRII from the coding sequence GTGATACACCACCCCTCTTCCGATATTTCGACAGATACTGACACGCTTGATAATCTTGCGCCACTTGTGCGTGCAGAAATACTCTCCGTCGATTGGAGCGTGCTTGCGCCCGATGAGGGAAAGCGGCTGCGGGCGCTGGGCCTTGATGAAGGATCACGTGTGGCGATTGCCCATCGCGGGGTGTTTTTTGGCAAGGACCCGATTGCGCTGGTTATCGGGCGGACTGTCGTAGCGATTCGCCGCGGCCATGCCAAAGCGATGAGGGTGCGTATCATATGA
- a CDS encoding COQ9 family protein: MAETGAAIADLTLDELRIALAPQIALSAMFDGWSEAALEAAAQTLGADFAVAKLAFPAKGLQGRAIGMIDAWVASVDARMEAEFADGRLGNLPIRQRIATLVWFRLEAIAGLEESLSRAMAIQAMPMNVPAALRQGWSSADKMWRLAGDISTDYNHYSKRAILASIYGATLAIWKNDDSDDKVETRAFLDRRIEGVMKFEKAKAQLLGREREHFSVARFLGRLRYPQN, encoded by the coding sequence TCTGACGCTTGATGAGTTGCGCATTGCGCTCGCCCCGCAGATTGCGCTGTCGGCCATGTTTGATGGCTGGAGCGAAGCGGCACTGGAAGCTGCAGCGCAGACCCTTGGTGCTGATTTTGCAGTGGCGAAGCTCGCCTTTCCCGCAAAGGGTTTGCAAGGCCGCGCTATAGGCATGATTGATGCATGGGTGGCATCTGTCGATGCGCGGATGGAAGCTGAATTTGCCGACGGGCGACTGGGCAATTTGCCAATCCGACAGCGTATTGCCACGCTGGTCTGGTTCCGCCTTGAAGCTATCGCCGGTCTGGAAGAATCGCTGTCTCGGGCGATGGCAATTCAGGCGATGCCGATGAACGTCCCCGCTGCGCTGCGGCAGGGCTGGTCAAGCGCGGATAAAATGTGGCGGCTGGCTGGTGATATTTCCACTGACTACAATCACTACTCCAAGCGTGCGATCCTTGCGTCAATTTATGGGGCAACTCTGGCGATCTGGAAAAACGATGACAGCGACGACAAGGTAGAGACTCGCGCATTTCTGGATCGGCGCATCGAAGGCGTGATGAAGTTCGAAAAGGCCAAGGCGCAATTGCTAGGCCGCGAGCGTGAGCATTTTAGTGTCGCGCGTTTCCTTGGCCGGTTGCGCTACCCGCAGAATTAA